In Plasmodium vinckei vinckei genome assembly, chromosome: PVVCY_13, a single genomic region encodes these proteins:
- a CDS encoding polyprenol reductase, putative: protein MKNTICSLVNCHLKEITSHKVICILYYVIGILILLISFFSKTITNWSLHGKNMFIKLEQNEEKYSCMIHRLKKWFDDIIISKKYFSHFYFVGLILNSAILLQDINEASWNNYNAYEHISKTNIMFEIHLLRRLLEQIFVVKTTSKSFMHILSYCLGISFYLVTPFSLHNKNIHKITVLKLLSIILFIIGNLIQYDSHVRLARLRSKALKNNESPYKVPYGGLFDFVSCPHYFSEILIYFSFFLSNLDIICLLNCLMVLLILIKNGIQTHRWYLKTMQDTYPKYD, encoded by the exons ATGAAAAACACGATATGCTCTTTAGTGAATTGTCacttaaaagaaataactTCCCATAAagttatatgcatattatattatgtcATAGGAATACTTATTTTacttatatcatttttttcgaaaACAATAACTAATTGGTCTTTacatggaaaaaatatgtttataaagttagaacaaaatgaagaaaaatacAGTTGTATGATTCatagattaaaaaaatggttcgatgatattataatctcaaaaaaatatttctctcacttttattttgttggTTTGATACTAAATTCAGCTATATTACTACAA gATATTAATGAGGCGTCTTGGAATAATTACAATG CATATGAGCATATAtctaaaacaaatattatgtTTGAAATCCATTTGTTAAGAAGATTATTAGAACAAATATTTGTGGTGAAAACTACTTCTAAATcttttatgcatattttatcatattgtCTAGGAATAAg TTTCTACTTAGTCACACCCTTTTCTTTgcataacaaaaatatacacaaaATTACAGTGCTAAAATTGCTCTCTATTATACTATTCATTATTGGAAATCTAATTCAA TATGATTCTCATGTTCGTTTGGCCAGATTACGATCAAAAG CCctgaaaaataatgaatctCCATATAAAGTTCCATATGGTGGGCTTTTTGATTTTGTTAGTTGCCCTCATTACTTTAGTGAAATTTTGATAtacttttcatttttcttatCAAATTTAGATATTATATG CCTTTTGAATTGTCTTATggttttattaattttaattaaaaatg GAATACAAACACATAGGTGGTATCTGAAAACTATGCAAGACACATACCCCAAGTATGATTAA
- a CDS encoding transcription factor with AP2 domain(s), putative: MGYDNKIISNNSTELYPDKNKKLNKPNFLDVDSIECKPNYITQTYIIKNTLNDAINCKKNGQTSIFKEEIKKEKMENNFSCNNQESDYGNTNTSLYNLDNKEGVNMRSNEASLTTLSSIEYIGNKNVEQNLNSIDNINMLNSTNNDLNGLHSYESTLKDYEKDYGANTDIESGEDTLPQLHIDLEEKERHKSVKRKYWEINQSDIVDDKINNIYRDSRNNKNYTYSQKIQMEYAYESYAENNMNLKDEKEGKEGNAYSEQNKNTHIRTLQFHKGDKNLFFHFFNGYNKDCTNDSKRKKYAYMKEFVQNQINFYDFLLEIHKNVPLWGEYESNFFFHWKKIMEIRIEELKIYKLIFRSLYVESVKYLHFHILKIIIDELDELRKVHEPQYIKFILSESYKKNYESNFYKTPNINPNMNEYIQLHHMKHIEKYMDVKKFIKSLDILQNQKQQPYIVQAIEIPSHIFNMYQNKLKDEIDFSFFNSEHENNITIGEINISANNQSLQKNTELKKNAEQSNGLFKIKSEHFDNQKIENNPELSVNFYSNTRLAQGEENEIKSTPKNTQKMSSKKKENYKIKKLNSPINTKPKKRTGYYDLEIDGVVASFEARKGVYYDKSRKLWRANWKENGKIQTKGFSVNEYKSVQLARQKAIEWREMKEVQLLL, encoded by the exons ATGGgttatgataataaaattataagtaATAATTCTACTGAATTATATCcagacaaaaataaaaaattgaacAAACCTAATTTTTTAGATGTAGATTCAATTGAATGTAAGCCTAATTATATAACACAaacttatataattaaaaatactcTCAATGATGCAATAAATTGTAAGAAAAATGGCCAAACTTCTATTTTTAAGGaggaaattaaaaaggaaaaaatggaaaataattttagcTGCAATAACCAAGAAAGTGACTATGGGAATACGAATACATCCTTATATAACTTAGACAATAAAGAAGGAGTAAATATGCGTTCGAATGAAGCGAGCTTGACTACCTTATCTAGTATTGAATAtataggaaataaaaatgtcgaacaaaatttaaatagtattgataatataaatatgctaAACAGTACtaataatgatttaaaTGGTTTACATTCTTATGAAAGTACATTAAAAGATTACGAAAAAGATTATGGAGCTAATACTGATATCGAAAGCGGAGAAGATACACTGCCACAGTTACACATAGATCttgaagaaaaagaaagacATAAAAGTGTAAAGAGGAAATATTGGGAAATTAATCAAAGTGATATAGTAGacgataaaataaataatatatatagagatagtagaaataataaaaattatacttaCTCACAAAAGATACAAATGGAATATGCATATGAAAGTTATgcagaaaataatatgaactTAAAAGATGAAAAGGAAGGCAAAGAAGGGAATGCCTATAGTGAgcagaataaaaatactcATATACGAACATTACAATTTCACAAAGgtgataaaaatttgttttttcacttttttaatGGTTATAATAAGGATTGTACGAATGATAGTAAGAGAAagaaatatgcatatatgaaAGAGTTTGTTCAAAatcaaattaatttttatgactTTTTATTAGAGattcataaaaatgtacCATTATGGGGAGAATATGAatccaattttttttttcattggAAAAAGATAATGGAAATACGCAttgaagaattaaaaatatataaattaatatttagaTCTTTATATGTTGAATCtgttaaatatttacattttcatatcttaaaaataattattgaTGAACTTGATGAATTAAGAAAAGTGCACGAACcacaatatataaaatttatattgtcagaaagttataaaaaaaattatgaatcaaacttttataaaacaCCAAATATTAATCCTAATATGAATGAATATATCCAACTACATCATATGAAGCacattgaaaaatatatggatgttaaaaaatttattaagtCATTAGACATATTACAAAACCAAAAACAACAACCATATATAGTTCAGGCTATCGAAATTCCttcacatatttttaatatgtatCAGAACAAGCTTAAAGACGAAATagatttttctttttttaattctgaACATGAGAATAACATAACTATTGGGGAAATTAACATTTCTGCTAATAACCAATCtcttcaaaaaaatacagagttaaaaaaaaatgctgAACAGTCTAAtggattatttaaaataaaatcagAGCATTTTGATAATCAAAAAATTGAGAATAATCCAGAACTTAGTGtcaatttttattccaACACCAGACTTGCACAAggtgaagaaaatgaaataaagtCTACCCCCAAGAATACTCAAAAGATGTCttcaaagaaaaaagaaaattataaaataaaaaaattaaattcgCCCATAAATACAAAGCCAAAGAAAAGAACAGGATATTATGATCTTGAAATTGATGGTGTTGTTGCATCCTTTGAAGCTAGAAAAGGGGTTTACTATGACAAATCAAGGAAATTGTGGAGAGCTAATTGGAaggaaaatggaaaaatacAAACAAAGGGATTCTCTGTAAACg AGTATAAATCCGTTCAACTTGCTAGACAAAAGGCAATTGAGTGGAGGGAAATGAAAGAAGTCCAACTTTTATTATGA
- a CDS encoding serine hydroxymethyltransferase, putative: MKIVKELCKNGKVKWGRYISSQSLQNYNSLKNVDEDNYNILSTYKNKNYLNLSVCNNVIPKYVYDCLVNNLNKNVTLNLEHLKIIEDRALAAFNLENRYWGCVFNTSNHSECTNSMDEYFLLKLFKNFVNYHSKIMIITFTLLDKETHEGNNKEEDRMNTNVLDEFYNILYIKNNDKINYMEIKNQYEKFNPDLIYIDETNNPYNFDYDFITTLRNIKNKTNNNVYSEKEGVDDKNNTLVITNISNKASFIIEKFISSPFSQADIVFSYLNENIRANNCYIIFYRKGFKNISTQGKLISYEYEENLKNAFFQNSVNNIICSLSTSFKCIKNSEFKEYIHQINKNINILFSYLNKKYFNIHFDQNNNFLNITCSNSLFNIQEYHMFCKKINILFDIISINKRIYTQKSFNIGANYLTALGMEEHDMKYVSEFINQSILLYLYTKQKSENSNLTFLESLENSFISSDILALSNDIHSFISMFPSPS, translated from the coding sequence atgaaaattgtTAAAGAACTCtgtaaaaatggaaaagtAAAATGGGGAAGATATATCAGCTCCCAGTCTTTACAAAATTACAacagtttaaaaaatgtagatgaagataattataatattttgtcaacatataaaaataaaaattatttaaatttatcagTATGCAATAATGTTATACCTAAATATGTGTACGATTGTTTagtaaataatttgaataaaaatgttactCTTAATTTGgaacatttaaaaataattgagGATAGAGCTTTAGCAGCATTTAATTTGGAGAATAGATATTGGGGATGTGTATTTAATACTTCTAACCATTCAGAATGTACTAATTCAATGgatgaatattttcttttaaagctttttaaaaattttgtaaattatcatagcaaaataatgattataACATTCACACTTTTAGACAAAGAGACTCACgaaggaaataataaagaggAAGATCGAATGAATACAAATGTCCTTGATGAattttacaatattttatatataaaaaataatgataaaattaattatatggaaataaaaaatcaatacGAGAAATTTAACCCAGACTTAATTTACATAGACGAAACAAATAACCCATATAATTTCGATTACGATTTTATTACAACTTTgagaaatataaagaacaaaacaaataataatgtttatAGTGAAAAAGAAGGTGTAGATGATAAAAACAATACGCTAGTAATAACAAACATAAGTAATAAAGCCAGTTTCATCattgaaaaatttatttcatcccCCTTTTCACAAGCAGATATCGTTTTTTCCTATttgaatgaaaatattcGTGCAAATAATtgttacataattttttatagaaaaggatttaaaaatattagtaCACAAGGTAAATTAATTTCTTATGAATATGAAGAGaacttaaaaaatgcattttttcaaaatagtGTAAATAACATAATTTGTTCATTATCAACATCATTTaaatgcataaaaaatagtgaatttaaagaatatatacaccaaataaataaaaatattaatatcttattctcatatttaaataaaaagtatttcaatatacattttgatcaaaataataattttttaaacattaCATGCTCTAATTCGCTTTTTAATATTCAAGAGTATCATATGTtttgcaaaaaaataaatatactttttgatattataagcataaataaaagaatatatacacaaaaaTCTTTTAATATAGGAGCTAATTATTTAACAGCTTTAGGAATGGAAGAACATGATATGAAATATGTGTCTGAATTTATAAATCAATcgattttattatatttatatacaaaacaaaaatcCGAAAATTCAAACCTAACATTTTTAGAATCCTTGGAAAATAGTTTTATATCATCTGACATTTTGGCGCTTTCTAATGATATACATTCTTTCATTTCTATGTTTCCATCCCcatcataa